A genomic window from Leptolyngbya sp. BL0902 includes:
- a CDS encoding methyl-accepting chemotaxis protein — protein sequence MQAIRQSLGASSQAIGNLDYKTATIDHMATLIHDISQQTNLLALNAAIEATRAGDSGQGFAVVAKEIRRLSDEVKQGTAEIQQSVADLMQTLKQTSTTVQAGHSQVVLHRQGIDNALNALNAVSHQVDHIALAVADLKRTKEISHSMGEVSAVVANLSCMAQELQGLVSQFRW from the coding sequence ATGCAGGCTATTCGCCAAAGTTTGGGGGCGTCTTCCCAGGCCATCGGCAATTTAGACTATAAAACCGCAACTATCGATCACATGGCCACGCTAATTCACGACATTTCGCAGCAAACCAACCTGCTAGCCCTGAATGCCGCCATTGAAGCAACACGGGCCGGAGATTCTGGCCAGGGATTTGCCGTTGTAGCCAAGGAAATTCGCCGCCTTTCCGATGAGGTAAAACAGGGTACAGCGGAGATTCAGCAGTCGGTTGCTGACTTGATGCAGACGCTCAAACAGACCTCCACCACCGTCCAGGCGGGCCATAGCCAAGTGGTGCTCCATCGCCAAGGCATTGACAACGCCCTCAATGCCCTCAACGCTGTCTCCCACCAGGTTGATCACATTGCGCTTGCGGTCGCTGACCTAAAGCGCACCAAGGAGATTTCCCACTCCATGGGAGAGGTCAGCGCGGTGGTAGCCAACCTTTCTTGCATGGCCCAGGAACTTCAGGGCTTAGTCAGTCAGTTCCGCTGGTAA
- a CDS encoding Cache 3/Cache 2 fusion domain-containing protein translates to MVNLRVRQWRFRTQLLSVMVLLVAVPVITLGAVLYGSTRQHTLVQVEQDLQHHTQTLIEQARIVHQLGLEKLDADLATAQYILAEGGTISLDEQNRRTLTITNQISQQTTAVDVPMLTIDGQPLWESHALVDRMKFSSQLTATIFQYLPEGLLRVSTNVLNQDQSRANREFNHILLALARMQQQLQDMVGQIAQAAHSMSATSQELGASVQTVMLTVEQVVTNIAEITQGAQETHQLAQQGEQAARQAEIRNAGYSPKFGGVFPGHRQFRL, encoded by the coding sequence GTGGTAAACCTGCGGGTCAGACAGTGGCGTTTTCGGACGCAGCTTTTGTCGGTGATGGTTCTTTTAGTTGCTGTTCCCGTCATTACCCTAGGGGCCGTTCTCTATGGCTCCACCCGTCAACATACCCTTGTGCAGGTGGAACAGGATTTGCAGCACCACACCCAGACCCTGATTGAGCAGGCTCGTATTGTTCATCAGCTCGGCCTAGAGAAACTCGATGCTGATTTGGCGACAGCCCAGTACATTTTGGCGGAGGGGGGAACCATCTCGCTAGACGAGCAAAACCGCCGCACCCTGACTATTACCAACCAGATTAGCCAGCAGACTACCGCCGTTGATGTGCCCATGCTCACCATCGATGGGCAGCCTTTGTGGGAGAGCCATGCACTGGTAGATCGGATGAAGTTTTCTTCTCAGTTAACAGCAACGATTTTCCAGTACTTACCTGAGGGATTACTACGAGTTTCAACCAATGTTCTAAACCAAGATCAATCGCGGGCTAATCGAGAATTTAATCATATCTTGTTGGCCCTAGCGCGAATGCAGCAACAGCTCCAAGACATGGTGGGCCAAATTGCCCAGGCGGCCCACAGTATGTCAGCGACCTCTCAAGAACTAGGGGCCAGTGTTCAAACTGTTATGCTCACGGTGGAGCAGGTCGTCACCAATATTGCAGAGATTACCCAAGGTGCTCAGGAAACTCATCAACTAGCTCAACAGGGAGAACAGGCTGCTCGTCAGGCGGAAATAAGGAATGCAGGCTATTCGCCAAAGTTTGGGGGCGTCTTCCCAGGCCATCGGCAATTTAGACTATAA